Part of the Spinacia oleracea cultivar Varoflay chromosome 5, BTI_SOV_V1, whole genome shotgun sequence genome, GTGCTCTGCTGATAGGGTCATTGGTTAGATGGCAGACTTATTGGTCAAGTTAGATTTGGGCTGAATAAGTGTCTGTTGCACCATCTGCCTCCGCTGTAGTAATAGTCCGCATAGTCTCCACCCCACATATAAAGGCAAAGGATCAAGATATGAGCTTTGATCGGGTATGAAGAATAGGACTGGGTTCAAATAGTAAAATTATAAGATCCTACAGACTTATGAAGAATAGGACTGGCCGACTGGGTTCAAATAGTAGAATTATAAGATCCTACAGACTGAAGCGTGAGAATAACAGATATATGAATGACTAAAGGTCAGAATTGGCTCTTGATTGAGCACGATAAAGGCTATAAAATGATCTAATAGGAGGAGGTGACGATCTTCATCTAGGCTGGTCAGCTGGTGTTTTCAGAAGTGAGGCGTTTGTCGTCCTTGCCATTTTCAGGCAACAGGAAATTGTAGAATCATCACCAACGGATTAATTAACTTCTTCACATCAGTTTCCCCTATGCCACATGCTCAATTCCTCAATCTAATGGAGTACCTTGGAAACAAAAGAACTTTTGTTGCTTAAGATGAAGACAGAGATAAATTCGATGGCCACGGtattttttattgatttgttCAAAACTATCAGCAACAGTTCCACACGCTCTAACTTTTCCTTGTCATGACCCAAATCTATATCATTCTCAGCCCCGAAGGTAGCTTTTACATTTCATCTCCAAGTTCCAAAAGAATATAATAAAAGGATATGGGCATTCCGGCCATGGCAGTCATTTATAATTCTTCCATCAGAAGATCCAAAAAAGAACTTCATACTCACTCAGAATGTGCAACACCGGCTACACCAGCTACTGAAGTATCACACTCACTATTGATAACCTTCTTTCTGCCATTGGGGGATACTCATAGCCCACAGGAGAGCACACGTGCCTCCTAAGTCCTATGTTTCAACCAATTTTCCAAGTTTATCCTTCACCCCCTTCTACAAATGTCCCATCCAATGAAGAGCGCCATGAGGAGAGCATCTCAACGCCCTCGTAAGGGCGTCAAGGACTCCCCCTTTATTCATACGTACTGGCTACACTAGACTCATTCCACTATGTTCCAAGACCATTATCTTACCCGCTTAACCCTCGTTTCCGTCCTTTCATCGCAGGGTTTGAGGTGAGTAAAGTAAAGGTTCAGTTTGGATAGAATAACTTCATTACATTTCTAAACTTTGCTACTCAGACTCGGGTACCCATGTCGGACATGTCCAAGTGCCCCCGACTCAGCTATTCCATGAAAAAAGTTCATGAAGTGCCCAGTGTCAATTGTCCATACCATGTCCAAGTGTAAGTTTGGATAGAATAAACTTCATTACATTTCTAAGTTATGTTACTCGGAGTCTGGTACCCACATCAGACATGTCCAAGTGTCCGACTCGACTATTCTGTGAAAATAGTTCATGAAGTCTCCAGTGTCCATACTCATGTCCCCAAGTGTCGAGGATCCGACACGGGTACTTGAGGAGTTaaggtaaaatgaagagtccaAGTAACATAGTTTCTAACTGAATGTTTTGATTTCCAAAAGTTATTATTGTCGACAAATGAGCCTAAACATAAATAAACCAAAGAGAACTAGGAGCCACAGAAACATGCAGTcaatttaaataaaaaggaattaATGAGACATCATGATTAAAATTGCACATTTGCACTAGAGTTATATCACACACCATCACAGTACAAGTGTGCATACGAAACATGTAATACAAAAAGGAATATTTCTACCTATAGAGAAGTCTCAACTAAAGGACATTGCCAAAGTAGTTAAAACTCACTTTAGTTACCAatctctaaataacatagtcaGTGTGCTTCACCAATCAATTCATCAGAATCGGAATCACTTGCATTATAGCCTATAATGACGACAAACAGAAACCAGTATAAGGAATGAGAACATTCTACTTTTGGGCCAGAAAAAGAAAATTCCATTTTTTAAGGGAggagatgaagaagaagattaCCAGGATGCTTTTCACCCACTTTCCAAACTGATGCTCTTACCCTAGAAGCCCTTGACAACCATAACCTTGCCTGAAACCCATAAATAGTGAAACATGATCTCAAACAAACACAAAAATGATGGCACGAATCAAAGCTATCAAGAAGCAAACTCATAAAATCACACCAAGTACTAATTGACGTCAATTTAAGTTGCTTCAATTTGTTGAACTCCTTACCAATAAAAGAACCTCAAACTTCACATATGTGTATTACTAGGGAAGAGAAGGACTATACACAGAAAAGCAAGAATCTCTACAATTGTAAAGCAAGTGACACAAATGACCACAACCCTAAATTTAGAGCCTAATCATTCGACCAATTCATCTCGAAGGGTCGAAGCACGATCAAGTATCAGCTACTGCCTCAATAAAGGAGCAAATGAGGAACTTGTTTCTGATTCTAATTCAAATCAAAGAATACAAGCCAAAGAGAAATCTTGCTTTCTTTACTCAAGCACAATTAAATTCACAATACTACCCATTAAAGAACAACCAAACCCAAGCCGCGAACTCGATTTTCCCATACAACTCAAAGAGTTGCCACAAACTCAGAGTTTATCCATTCAATTCATTGAAAATTGCAAAGCTGGGCAATCACAAACATCATCAAACAAGTCTATAAATTGACAAAAATCCACAATCAACTACATCAACTTAAGACAATATAAGATGATGGGGCATCCATAAAAATCACCAAATAACCCCataaacacaaaaataaacctTGATTTTATCCCAAAAAATTGGGCATCTTTGGCACCTGGAATCACTATACCCATCACTAACtacataaattaacaaaaaccCAGAATTAATTTCACTATATAGCACATCTAAAATGACGGGCACCCATAAAATCAGTAAATAACAGCAGAATcacaaaattaaccaaatttttcccaaaaaaaaagagagaaaatcaagAAGGTACCTTTTGGTCATCTTTGGGAACACCATAACCAGCGAAGTACATCTGACTGACAAGAACTTGCATATTGACGTCGCCGCCTTTGGCCTCCTTGAGAGTGTCTTGAAACCACCGCCTCACACAGTCAGCCACCATCTCTGACAACGGCTTCCGCCCCTCTCCGACGCCGTTGCTGCTGCTACTTCCGTTTTGCATGCCGTTTTACTGCTTAATTGTCTGCGTTTTGCCAATTGGTTTTTGGATTtttcgttaaaaaaaaaattattagagAAAAACAAGGGGGAGAGAAATGGAAGCAACtgtgggaggagagagattcTTGCTGAGAAGGGTTTTACACAATTGCAATTTGCAGTCAATTAGAGGCATACGACGTCGTGTACAGGAAAAAGCTGAGTCACAATCAACAGATATCCAGTTGCCAATTGAGAAAGTGACAACTTTGAGGTTTTACATCCAACCAGAACTCTTTATGtgattcttttctttttgtttattttaaaaaacTTGACAGAATAATACAAAGTATAATTATGGAAAATTTCATTGGTGTCGTGAAATCTATATTACTAAAGCGGTGTGATAGGTAGTTGTGAGGGCTCTAAAATCTTAATTCCCACCTCTCTTACACTGATTATTTAAGAAAATTCAGTCAATTAAGAAATTAAAAAGCTAATAAAATTGGAAAAAAGAATCTCATGGCCGGATAATGGAAATAATTCTCACCCTATAATTAAAAGGTGGATTATTTAAGTCAATATTGACAAATAAAAAGTAATAAAAAGTAATAAAAGTCAAGAACGTAATGATTGACTATTCTCAAACTATTATTGAAAAACTGTTAAAATAAATCGGGGAACATTTTAAATATAGAAAAcgaaattttttattattgttcaaTTGCTTATTGTACGGTATTCTTTTTTTTACAATAGGAAACAGCagacaaattgattaaaccaTATAATTTATCGTTAGACAGAGTATTaagaaaactagaataaaaataaaattacccccccccccccccaaaaagaAGAAGTAATGGCGTACGTAGTAATTTTACAATCTCAAAAATTAACATTAATTGAATATACAAAACTCTACGTCAATCTTTAATTTAAGtcatttgaaaataatattattatgatATACTACATGTGAAATTCCAAAAATGTAggaaacataattttttttactgcTTGATAaatattaatcataattactctGTATAACGTTTCTAGTATTACATTAGAATGTGAGGTTATATCATTTACAAGGTACAATTGTACCATATATGGACGTCTTAGCATAACGAGTTAGTAAATTTTCTATATTAATATTGGACGTAATTACATCCGTTTCTCTGAGATcatcatttttaattaatatattaaatTTCAAAGTCAATAATTACAAAGAGACACCCTAAATGGAATACAAGAAGGATAAAAAGAGTCGGGGGTCGGGGGCCGGGTTACATCAAAATATATCTACGAAATTAATATCTTAAACAATCAATTGACTTGTAAATATTTGATCAagtattatcaaaaaaaaaatattactttCGTAAAAACCAAGTAACACGTACCCATTTAATATAATCATTCTGATATGAGTATTTCAAGCTAGCTAAATAGACTAAAACAAAACTGAAATTACCAAGCTAAGTCAATATGGACATTTTTCCTAAAGCCTCTACCAACGTTTTAATTATCTAAcattatttaaaatatttattatcaATAGTATAAAAGTATATATAAattgatttataaatttcataaatccttcaaatttatattattattattctcaaCAAGCATAGTagttttacataatttaattatCTCTTTTATAGCTTTCTAATTTTACAGACATCCCGTGCATTAGCACGGGCACAGACTAGTAAAGATAATAAAGAGAAAATATAGATATCGGCAGAGAAAACAATTACTCCATACATAATTactataaaaaattaaatcgaaaaataagtattaaaacaaaataaatcgaaaaatAGGAATTAAACAAAATcgatcgaaaataattttttatacatattatgtaaatgttttttaataacattatgacatcatcttcAGGTGATTTTTACCGGAAAATgatttcgggttgtaatttaaaatgtacgaaGTATAAGTTTatggttgtaattgacaaaattagaagtttgaggttgtaattggtaAATAGgaaactttattaggttgtatttgccAAATTTTCCTTATAACAATGAAAAATTGGAAttgtgaataaatctaaaaaCTAAGGCTCCTTTCTATTCGACTTATagtgactgaacttatattatctgaacttaattggacttatctgaacttaactgaacttatctgaacttattttatctgaaaaaaacttattttgtctgaaataaacttatttgcgtGTGAAAATTTTTGgaaataacttttttttctcaacttatattatctgaaaaaaaactttttttgtctgaaataaacttatttgtgtgtgaaaatgtctgaaaaaaacttattttttcccaACTTATATTAGGCTTCAttctatttgacttattttgactgaacttatattatctgaaattatctgaacttaactgaacttatctaattTAACCggacttatcttaacttatctgaacttattttatctggaaaaaaaacttattttgtttgaaataaacttatttgtttgtgaaattgtttgaaaaaaacttatttttgctgaacttatattatctgaacttaactgaacttatctgaacttactttgtctgaaataagtcaaaataagtcgaatagaacagagtcttaaacttatctgaacttattttgtctaaaataagACAAAATAGTCAAACAAAACAGATTTTAAGTTTAACAACTTCAAGCCACCCGGTATTCTTATGGAAAACTAGTTA contains:
- the LOC110775753 gene encoding uncharacterized protein — translated: MQNGSSSSNGVGEGRKPLSEMVADCVRRWFQDTLKEAKGGDVNMQVLVSQMYFAGYGVPKDDQKARLWLSRASRVRASVWKVGEKHPGYNASDSDSDELIGEAH